DNA from Triticum aestivum cultivar Chinese Spring chromosome 7D, IWGSC CS RefSeq v2.1, whole genome shotgun sequence:
CTTGTACAAGGAGATTTTTGCACAAATCTTGGTCTAATCACTGTAAACAAGAAAACAGCTCCAGCTCCCCCAACCCTCATGCTAGGCAGCTACGATTATACCATTAAACTCACGATCAAACACGATTTGAAAGGCCATCTTCTTGCATGTTCGATGTTCCCTTCCCCGGCCCTGCACCCGCAAGCACCAAGACGTCCACACCACGCCATGGCCGGCCCATGGACGACGCGTCAGGCGTTGGTTCTTCTCGGAGGCATGGATGCTTCGCTCGCTCTGCTGAACACCGACTTCATCGGGTATGGATCGTTGTTCGCTTCCTGCAAATTTTCACATCCAGATTAGCCAGTGTGTTTGCCAGATTCGTGGAGGTCGTGGTCATGGCGGGATCGGGAGTAGTTGCACGAAAAGCTTACGGCGGCGCGTGAGGCTGTGACGTTGCTGTGGTACGCCGAGCTGTGCATGCCCCCGCCGAGGCCGCCCCGGATGGCGCCGCCGCAGAACTGCATGTTGTCCTCGCCGAGCGCGCGCaggcggttgagctccgggagcaCGACGTTGCCGAGGTCCGGCCGGTCCTTCCGCCGCAGCTCGCAGCAGCGGAGCGCCATCTCCGCCAGGCACTGCGCCTCCTCCACCGGCCAGTCCGGCACGGCCGGGTCGAGCAGCTCGCCGAGCGTGCCGCGCTCCAGCGCGCGCCCGATGTGGTGCGTCAGCCCCATGGGCGGCTTCGCCGTGATGATCTGCAGCAGCATCACGCCCAGCGAGTACACGTCCGACTTGACCCCCAGCATCCCCGTCTGCTGGTACTCCGGGTCGATGTAGCAGAAGGTCCCCGCCGTCGACGTCATCCGGTACTGCGTCACCGTGTCGGCGACGGTCGGCGGCACCAGCCGCGCCAGCCCGACGTCGCTGATCTTGCTCACGTAGTTGCGGTCCAGGAGGATGTTGCCGGGCTTGAGGTCGCGGTGCACCAGCGGCTCCGGCTTCTTCTGGTGCAGGAAGAGGAGCCCCGTGGCGATCTCGGCGCAGATGCGGAACCGGTGCTGCCATGGGATGACCGGCCCGCCCGTGGCGCCGCCGCGCCGGAAGAGGCAGTCGTCGAGGCTGCCGTTCGCCATGTACTCGTAGACTAGGCAGCCGTACTCCGGGCAGGCGCCTAGGAGGAGCACCATGTTGGGGTGCCGGATGCAGCTCAGCACCTCCACCTCCTGCTGGAACTGCGACCTCCCCTGCGCGGCGTCGGGCCGGAGCACCTTGATGGCGACCTGGGTGTGGTCGAGGTAGCCGTTGTACACGGGCCCGTAGCCGCCCTCGCCGACCTTGCGCGCGTCGTCGAAGTGCGACGTGGCCTGCTCGATCTCCTCGATGGTGTACCGGCGGtaccggagctcgccgccgccgccgccgccgccgccgcggtgcttgcgctcctcggcttccttgagcagcTTCTTCTCCGCGCTGATACGCTTCTGCACCTCCAGCTCGGCGATCCTCTgcgacgcctccgccgcctccatggccgccttggccttggccttctcgCGCTCGATCATCTGCAGCGCCGACTCCTCCGTGATGTGCTGGTCCTGCCTCTTCTGCTCCTCCTCCGCCTTCCACCGCTGCAGCTCGTTCGCCTTCTGCTTGGCGTTCAGCGCCTCCTTGCAGGCGGTGCTGTACATGTCCATGGTCTGCTTGAGCTCCAGGCGGAGCCGCTTCATCTCGGCCTCCACGTCGTCCATGCCACTGGAGCAGAAGGAGGAGGCGCTGCTCTGCGAGAAGGACATGTCGCCGCCGGTGAAGGAGTCGCCGCCCCACTTGTTCGGCGTCATCTCGAAGCTGTGGTCGTAGCTGTCCAGGGAGGAGCCGTTGGACATGCGCGGCGCGGACTGCTGGTAGTAGTCGATGCTCCGGCGGCCGCCGTTGCTGCTGATGAAGGAGATGTCCGACACATCCGCGGTGGACCGGCGGCCGCCGCTGCTGACAAAGGAGATGTCGGCCGAGTCCGGCATGGACATGTGGCTCAGGTCGGCGTACGACTTCCTGGTCGGCCCCATGGACCCGCGCGTGAAGGGCGAGCGGATGAAGGGATCCACCCTCGGCGTCTCCCCGTCGCTGCCCCTCGATGACATCGACCACTTCTGGTTCGCCGGCACCGGCACAGCCGGCTCCGGGGGCTTCGCGGCCGCCGCGGCGCTCATGTTCACGATCTGCGACCGGAGCGGGGACACGCGCGGCGCCGGGCGGATGGAGTTGCGCTGCGCCGACACCTTGTTGCCCTTGTTGATGACGTAGACCGTGCAGAAGTCCGGCGCGCCCTTGCAGATGGTGGTCGGGATGTCGGCCTTGAACCTGACGAAGCCGCCGCGCGTGCAGGCGCCGGTGACGAGCTTCTCGACGGCGCCGTGGGCGGCGAACTCGATGATGGACTTGCCGACGTCGTGGTCGTCGAGCACCACATCCTTGCACTGGATGTCCTTGCGGGTGCAGAAGCAGCGGAACGGGAGGAAGAGCTCCTTGAGGCTCGGGTCGGTGGGCTGCTTGAACCCGGCGGCGTCCTCCACGCCGCCGGAGACGCCCTTGGTGTTGACGTGGACGAGGACGATGGTCTGGCCCTTGCCCACGATGCTGTCGATGGCCCACTTGAGCGCGTTCTGGCTGTTCTTGTCCTTGTCGATGCACACCGCCACCAGCGGGTAGCCCAGCTGCGTATCCGCCGCCTCCTTCCCGCCGTCGTACCTCCCCATCGATCGACGTCGATCGGGCTTCACCTTCAACCTTAGTACCTTACGCCTGGTTGATGATGATATCTCCACAAATTAATGGTCGTGGCTCCTAGCTAGCTAAGGGTATTATGCTTGCATGCATGCCTGTTTGCCCATCGACAGGCGTCGCCGTCGGTCGCCGTCGTGCGGAGGCCGGGGAGGtgggcaacgagaggggagggtggCCCTGAGGGCTCTTTAGTTTTCTGGAGCGCTCTTAATTTCGCTCCTGTTCCTATTTCTCATCTATTATTAAGCACTGTCTTTTTTTGATTTGATGGCTGCTATTTGAATTGAGCCATGTGTTGTGGGTTCTTGGCTGTTTCGCCGGGTAACCACTGGATCCTCTATTTTTTTGTTCCATGTGTTAAACTAGAAAATAGGAAAGGATACGCGAGCACACAAATACACAATGTGGCATGTGCAATGCGGAAAAATACGGGTTTCGTTGCAAAACAATACTTCAGTATTACATACTccctacggtgactttgtaaaatctcaagatgatatgtcagttcagtctctcggaggtgctcataggggtaggatgtgcgtgtgtgtgcTTATAGGGATgaatgtatgcgcgtatgtatgagcgcttgcgtctgtgtTTAAAAAAGTATTACATACTCCTTCTGTTCAATATAAAGTTTTGCTGATTTGTTACAAAGTTATACTAAATTAGTGACACTTAGGGCATGTTCGTATTCACTCCACTCCTCAGATCCTTAGCTCCACTCCCAGCTCCTAGGTTGCTAGCTCCACAGGGCAAACGAGGAGCAGACAACTTGTTCGGCAACTAACTCCACTTTGCACTCTGGATTACAGGCTCCCCACAACACATCAAGCTGGTTTGATACTGGTCAGTACGTGGATCACTTGTTGTGCCAATGATGCAACACAGTGCAGAAAAAATGCACAAATATGCTGAGTTTACTGAAAATAATGCTGAAGTTTCACACATAATTTCTTTGTGCAAAAATTCACTTTATCGCACAAGAACGCTTCAGCATGAGTTTGCTGAAATTACATGATTTTAGCAACATAGACAAATAGGATTTTTCATAAGATAAACACAAACAAAGGCAGCATAAACACATGTACTTTGTAGACATCACTCTAGTCCAGTGGAGGTCCTGCAGAAACAATTTTCAACACATGAAAACCTTTATGCAATGCTGGTGATTGCTTGAATAGAACCAAAAACATATATACTCTGCTTCGATGGTTTCACCTACAAAATTACGAAATTTGTTAATAGGTACAGATACATATCAATTGTGAAAGAAGCAAATCATGTTGTGATTGAACTAGCTAAGAACATCTTCTGGATTCTAGACTTATGCATCTTGCTACAAGGAAATAAATGACAAGTAATATTGTGACTAATATTTCAGCTACTGACAAAGACAGTGAACAGTTTCGACATGTTTGGAGACAACATTCACTTGTTTAACTTTACGACCAGTCATCTATGAGAAAGCATGAATTTATCAAGCAAGGTAAAAACTAAAGAATTGTAGTAAATAAAAACACATGAATGCGGTAGAAACTAGTATACTCGCATTTATAGCAGAACTGGAAGTCACCAACCAAGAGCAATATCAGTTGCTAGTCTATTACGGAACCGGTCCATGTCTTTATCACTAGCCTCCGAGGTTGACGCATCCGATGCATTCGGAGGGATGGCATACCGTTGATACCTTGAAGGGATATCTTGTTAAATTTCTCCTTAGGTGTTCTTGGCGCCACATCTCGTTGAAAATCAGGCACGTGGTACCTTTCCCCCTTGTAAGGTGCGAGATATCCAGGTCTATTAGGATAGCCCACGTCCACAAGATAGTACTTACCTACAAACAACAAGCAGATTGCATGTAAGGCCTATGATTTGTTTACAGAATTTAAATAAAAGAAATTATTATAGTTGACACTGTCTCTTGACCAACAAGTCATGCAATTGAAAGAAGAGGCGTGCGTTCATCCTCAACATGGTATATGTTTCTCCATGTGTTGACACTGTCTCTTGCAGCCATCCAAACCCACTGAGAATAGAATTCCTTGAGTCTGCCTTGATCAAATAGTTGTCACAGTACTTCCCTGCAAGTGTTGATGCACCGGCATAGATGTTGGACATTGATTGGACATGGTGGCATACCCTCTTCTTCCTTTCTTCATAACTATCACTATCATTGTCACTATCCGATGACATCTGAACATACACAAGTAACAACAATTAGTACTTAATTATCAACCAGATTAGTCATAGTAGAAAGGTAAGTAAGAATCATATGTAACATTAAAGACAAGTCATATGTAACAACATTTATCATGTAACCATCAGCAAGATGAGTCATAGCAGTAATATAAGTAAGATTACAAGAAATATTACCCAGATTGAAGACATACGGCTGAAACAAGGTAAATGAAGACAAACAACTGAAAAAAAGGAAGAATGGGACTAACATAGTAATGTTACAACCCAAATAGTCTTACAAGTAAACCAGAGTACATAATTAAGTTCAAACTTTAAATTAGTA
Protein-coding regions in this window:
- the LOC123167061 gene encoding U-box domain-containing protein 52-like; translation: MGRYDGGKEAADTQLGYPLVAVCIDKDKNSQNALKWAIDSIVGKGQTIVLVHVNTKGVSGGVEDAAGFKQPTDPSLKELFLPFRCFCTRKDIQCKDVVLDDHDVGKSIIEFAAHGAVEKLVTGACTRGGFVRFKADIPTTICKGAPDFCTVYVINKGNKVSAQRNSIRPAPRVSPLRSQIVNMSAAAAAKPPEPAVPVPANQKWSMSSRGSDGETPRVDPFIRSPFTRGSMGPTRKSYADLSHMSMPDSADISFVSSGGRRSTADVSDISFISSNGGRRSIDYYQQSAPRMSNGSSLDSYDHSFEMTPNKWGGDSFTGGDMSFSQSSASSFCSSGMDDVEAEMKRLRLELKQTMDMYSTACKEALNAKQKANELQRWKAEEEQKRQDQHITEESALQMIEREKAKAKAAMEAAEASQRIAELEVQKRISAEKKLLKEAEERKHRGGGGGGGGELRYRRYTIEEIEQATSHFDDARKVGEGGYGPVYNGYLDHTQVAIKVLRPDAAQGRSQFQQEVEVLSCIRHPNMVLLLGACPEYGCLVYEYMANGSLDDCLFRRGGATGGPVIPWQHRFRICAEIATGLLFLHQKKPEPLVHRDLKPGNILLDRNYVSKISDVGLARLVPPTVADTVTQYRMTSTAGTFCYIDPEYQQTGMLGVKSDVYSLGVMLLQIITAKPPMGLTHHIGRALERGTLGELLDPAVPDWPVEEAQCLAEMALRCCELRRKDRPDLGNVVLPELNRLRALGEDNMQFCGGAIRGGLGGGMHSSAYHSNVTASRAAEANNDPYPMKSVFSRASEASMPPRRTNA